The DNA region GATCTTATTTTCAGGAGCAAAATGAACAGAAGACGTTCTTCAGCATTGAACAGAAGACGACGTTCTTCCGTGGCTGGTCCGGATGGAGGCTGGGGCTACATGGTTGCCCTGGCAACCGGTACAGCTGATGCCCTAATTTCAACTTTTGCATATGTCTTGAGTCCTCTATTTATTGAATTAAGAAGACACTTTAATGCCAGTGCAGGGGAAACGTCATGGGTTTTATCATTGCAGTACATCTCATTTGTCCTTGGTAATTCTATAATTTCGTCTGGTTTTATGTCAACGAACAAAGATTGATAACATGCAGATGTCAGATGTCAGACAATTCGATGCCAGGCAATTGTCTGACACCTGACATTCATGTTTTTGACATATGTCACTTGATAGTTTAAACTATTCAAGTGACATATGAATAGTGACATATGTCAATAACTATGTTCTTAATTACAATTGTATGTGTTGCGGGGACTAGAGTCGGATGGGTTGAATTGTGTCCAAATCTTTCAGTCTCAGCACTTCAGTACTCACACGTGCGTCACGAGATTGACTTGGCCCAGAGTTGAGAATACGTCACGTCAGAGAAGAGATTTCTGCTTaccagaatcacctacccggCGAGTGATTGCTGGATGGTGTAATtctcatttgtatatcattcgaatacaatggaatttacacaatgACTATTAATAGAAAATCACGCCACTTTTAATATTAGCTGACACTGTTCTTTTGCCAATCATATGAATTttaatgacatcatatttacccTGAATCGTAATCGCAATTatatttctgacctatggcctacaatgccgaaacgTTAGATTTtgttcccataattccgaaatacgtaTTTTCCATTTTTGTGGAACGTTATTTCTTACAAGAGGATGGTAATATAACTCTTCTGACAGTGCAGTAATAATACACTCAAAGTTCGATATTCACATTactcattcattttttttgcttTCATATAGCTTGTATAGGAACTTCATCAGGTGACCAAATTGGAGCTCGAAAGACGGTGATTATATTTGGTTGCATCGCATCCGTCGGAATACTCATTAGTTCCTTCGCTACAAGTATATATTTCCTGTATGCTACTGTCGGTCTAATAACAGGTAAGAAACGTTCTTCCATTTTGACGATGTGGGATTAGTATACCCGGCAACGGAGAGTTGATGTCAAAATGCCGCAGATCTAGATACCAAGTATACACGTAATATACAGTACGGCAGTATATCGGCTATGAGAATGACGACATTGAATCTAACATGATATTCAATCAGGGAGATGGTGGTCTAAATGTATTATAACGATATGTGTTTATAGTAATGGaactttgaatgaaaataacagaaaactTGTTTTGGATGTTTGTGATGAGAAACAACGCATAATGACAACTCTTTCTTTCGCCTTTATTAGGAATTGGTTTTGCGGGCAGTTATTCTCCAATGCACGTGACCAATGCACGATACTTTCCCACAAGATTCCCTCTTGTGAACGGCATAGCTATGCTTGGGCCGGGCATAGCACTTTTCATATTTCCACCAATATTGCAACTTTGTGTTGACCTATATGGTTGGAGGGGCGCTTTCATGGTTGAATCTGCTATCATTGCAAATCTTTGTGTTTGTGGGGCTCTATTGCGACCCTTAAAACCTACGCTTGGCACAATTGGAGGagagaaaaaagaaacaataaACAATACTGCTTTAAACAGAGAAGTCTGgaaagaagaagatgatgatgacgatgacgacggtTCGGGAAAGGCACCATGTATCTGTTCTCTGTGTGAAGATTATTGCGAATTGTGTCGTTCGCCTCGTTTCATCATATATCTCTGTTCTGTTTTATGTGTGGCTCTTGCCGTCAGTGGAGCTCTGGTGCATCTACAGCCACGTGCAACAGAAGCTCAAGTAGGAACTGCACAGCAAACCTCTTTCCTTGTATCCATAAGTGGAATTTGTAGCTTGTTTGGCAGACTGGGTGGAAGTAGCTTACTCgttcattttaacattttgtcGTCAACTTCGACCTTCATACTGAGTACAATGATAATAGGAGTTGGTTGTTTCATACCTAACTTGGCTGACACCTATATAGGCTTTACTGTCCTCAGTGGACTACTGGGTGTTGGTTCAGGGATGTGTTTTGCGGTGGTACTTGTATGTGCTCGACATCTTGTAGAATTCGAACAAGTCTCATATTCCTTTGCTATGGTTTTGTCTTCATTTGGTGTAGGACTGGTGATTGGAGCCCCTATCGCAGGTAAACGATTTTTGAAAGGAATTTCCAGTCACAGGCTTATTTTTACCTTTCCTGCATTACTGATAGCAACTtacaatatgattttttttggtgATATAGCACCTCGATAACTTTATTCAACTTGTAAAGACGCCCTAGGCCCCACTCCATTTGGGGAATTTCCTCAGTGCACGAATTTATGGGAACACTTCTGGTGAACGCCATCACAAATACTCTGATCGTGTTGTCTTGACGTaatatgatgacgtcacaaatacCCTGACCTTGTTGTCTTGACGTAATATGACGTCACAAATACCCCGACCTTGTTGTCTTGACGTAATATGAAACTTGCACATGTTCTTTCATTTCCTATCTAAGAGTTGTAGTAGGATTTAGAAAGGCTAAATTTGCTTCTTTAGGAAATACGCATATTCGTGATTAAAGCGTAACATTCATCCGACGACATACAAGTGCACTTCGGGGTCCCATGCTACAAAAAGACGAGTCAGTTACTCGGGACActcaaacaaaatgttgttttgaacAGAATTTGACATGGTTTCCGAAAGACATTTTTGCCGGAGAGATCAATTTCTGGCATCCTGCAAAATAAGCCAACTTGGGATGTATAGTACCTAATAGTGACCACGACACaaagtagcaacaacaacaacaacaacaacaacaacaacaacaacaacaacaacaacaaaagaagCAGTGGCAGCAACCACCACAACAAAAACGACAAACTTAGATAGATGGATGTTTTATTTTCCATATTGAGTAATCTCTACCCTTTTTCCTTCCCAGGTCTTATATACGATGTATCACAACACTATGACTACGCCTATTACACACTCGGTGCGTTTAGTCTCCTTGGTGGAATCCTGCTCATTCCGGGACAGATTGTAGAAAAATGCAAAAAGAGAAACGATGATGAACCAACCAGTTTATAAGAGCAAACTACGCTTTCCTGTAATATATCGCTTCATGCTTGGAATGCTACCCTTTATACAATAAACTCTATACGGATTGATATTAAGTTTGGGACACAAGCATAAGTCATTTTGACCCGAGTGTAAATTAATATCACATCCCTCTTGCAGGGTAGACTATTGATAACTACTTGTTAGAGAAATACACTCGGTTGATAAACTTCGAACACTCTGACTCTGAACTACAATTCTTAGggtaattataaaaaaaacgtGAGCtctgacatgacatttacaatCAATGTTAAAGCACGGTACCTTAGTTTGATTGAAAACTGTTTATATTTGATCTATAATGCATCTTGCCATTGTTCTACGTCATGTAATGATGAAAGGCACTGACTTTGACCtagaccttcatcttcaagtcgaactgaaatttgcataataacttCGGAAGATTGGTTAATAAAGTTATCATTTATTAATTGgagtacatgtacctttattGGAGTATTCTGTAAAAATGGCAAGAGAAAAAAGTGAACCTCTCCCCACCAAAGTTAAAATCGAATACTCCATCCTCcctgcaatgtattgagttacaaaacatAGACTTGatctatattgtttcacattgattttttcaagtaggaagccatgatgataaaatttgttgataaagtaaaaattcaaaatacattttacccaatcatcatccatatggccactttaatagaGCCAAAAATCCCGAGCTGCTGAGGGTAGACCCTTAGGAATCTAATCCCAGATGATGTGGAAGCTCAATAGTCAGATGTGCTAATGTGTTTGAAGGCGTATATAACCATGAGAACGAAGAACTAATCGAACTCTTTCGGAGAGTCAACAtgacattttgaacatttacttTGGAATGCTATAGACTTTCCTAAATAGCTTAACCGAGTTACGTGTTTCTTAGAAAAGATGTCTGGTTGTAATTTCTTTTCGGTAGTAAAGAGAGTGTCATCTACGTATACCGAGAGTCAATTCCAAAGTGTAGAATTTAAAACTAGGTTGACTTCATTATTATACTGTATCTATATTTTCTTgtattgataatttattttaGTGATAAGATTTTATGGTAAAAAATGTTAATTATCCATGTAAATCtacaaaatcatgtaaataCTCGTATGTCTTGTGTTTTCTGGCAAGCTTTGACACGCCTGCCTAAAATGCCGATTTTCACTCGTGGTTGATTGTATTGGGACAGAGATACGGCCGGCTCTGTTTTTGCTCGGGAACCACGTTTGAAAAGTCGCGCTCAGAACGACATGCTATCAAAGTTTTCCACAAACCACATTTTGCTCTTTAATctttagtcttgctgctagacgttcgggctttctttcgataccttaagcgaacgaagttcgcagtgagggcttgttccatcctcgattgcgatgttcggtcgtgtgtcgtattccatcggaagaacatccgaggtctagcagatagactattcAATCTTTAACTCGTCGACAGCTACTTCCATGTGTGTTAGGTAATTCTAAATGTTTCCTACTTCTTGATCATACTGTTTTTTTCGCGCCATGTTAAGGATATACCATAGGCATTTTATTTGGCTATACAGTTCAGTTGCACATGATCTGAACAATTATATTTAACGAGTCTATCAATAGTAGTCTGGCTGCATGCTCCAGTGATTTGATTTGAGCGACGTCATTTCATCATCGAGTACCCAACTATACTATAAGATAACGTCGTCCATGTGATTTTTCACAATCTTCCTGTTTAAATATActgggaaaaaaaattgataattatgGTTGTATGCTCCGGTGGAATTGAGTCCGGACAGTTACACTGTCGAGTACACATGATTAAAAGTTTTGTTTCATACTCTTCTCCATGTTACAGTTCGCTATCTTTTATAGCATCTGTCGCATTTCCATGTTTAAACGTCTGTTTCCTTTTGTGTGACCTTCACTCTTCCTATTCACGTGTTACAAACTCTTGAAAGCTCTCTAGCTCTACTATTGTAGTTCAAGAACACTTCCATGACCATCATGCAAAGCGTGCCATTGAGAATTACTGTAGTCGTATTCACATTCATTTCCATGCTTAAAAAAGGTACACAGCATGAAGATTTCGATTTTCGTTTTAAGTACAGTGTTGTAGAGAAGAAATTATCGTTCTCCAAAATTACGAAACTTAGTATTACTCTCACATTCGTGTTTTTATTCTTAATTATCTGTAGGTTGATAGAACCACTATAACCTATCGAAAAGCCCACAAGTGTGGctctaataaaaaaatgttattgtttaaTGTAATAGAGATAACGTCGGTGATGAAGACCAACATGGAATATTATACAAGGTGCCTAAAGCGCAAACGAGACACGAGAATTCACCTTGTGTACGTAGATGCAGAAAGCATCGGAAATGTCCTGTCGACAGTTCACAAGTGTGGCTCTATAAGTGTCATGATCTCTCACCTTTCTTTATCAGGGTAGACTGTGTGTCGTGAAAAATCCTCAAAAAAGGACAAtagatttaaaatataaaaaggAAACGATTCTAATTGACGTAAGGTAGGCAAAGCATTCGTAAGAATCCTGAACATTTAGGAATCAAGTATTAACTTTTGACTATAGGTCGACAGAAAGCCATACTAGCATCCTGGTAGTAGGGTTATTTTTAAGGTTTATTTTTCCtgtaaagtgatttgtaaacttTAAGACACTCGACTTCTGGCCTTGGGGTGTGGGAGTCAATTCCTGACTCTGCCCTTGGCGTGAAGCCGTGAGGTTTCAGGGCCTTGATAAAAAAGTCTATGTTCAAGTTCATATCACACAtatcgtctcgtatgcagtttatcattcCACTACACGCCTTGCCATTTCCGTAAGATTTGATAACCGATTGGTTTGGAGATACATAAATGATGAAAAGTGTAGAGTAGCAGTgagaaaatcatattttacGTCCGTCTAGCCTTGattcaatattaaagtcactctatattgtaaattatcatcaaaattgtattaataattgtaaaaagctaaatattaacacattaattaataaattggtAGTCGGCTCGTGCATAACATAGACCTCcttacataaaatgatatggtAAAACGAAAAGTTTTAGCACCCATTTTGGTGATGAACAATTATCCTGTTTAGGTTTTTAGTCCTGCTTGCTTACGGAGTAAGTCGGCCCTTCCTTCTCCGTCACGGTGTTGAGTGAAACGTGTgcactgtctgcaagcaggactagtatcCTGTCAGAACCAACAGTCTACAGAGTCTGAGACGACGGTTGCCTTTCCATTAGAGTGGCATTGATCCGGTTCTCCTGAAATACTCAGGTAACTTCTGTCGTTTAGATTTCAAAGTCCGTTCAAGAGATTTCGGACCGTACACCGTACACAAGCGAGGTTGTTAAAATATAAACTCCACGATCACTGTTGTGAGGATTCATTGGAGACTTAAAtgtcatgtatatgttttttgttggattgtcatgtgtgttggcgatctttcgcccaaaactcaacatataatctatactctgaaagtttatttttatgacCAGACAGACTATTACGTTGCATttatataagcttacactcggattttatgttacaacatgactaactttcacagacatagaCAAAATGATAAAAGAGTCGCatgaatcacagacaagtacatgattgtatatgcatgaacctacatcagaggggCCCGgttatgtatcttatatctcgctggcttaactttgatgTATGGGATGGACGCTTGCTTACACCAAAGTTGGTGAAAGTTCAGTTAAAAAGATTCATGATGAATGCAAGACAGCTCATTTTGTTATCACGAGGGAAGCCTGTGTTTTTGATATGGTAAGGACACTACAGCAGCCATGCCTTGAAAATCGCAGGGCAGTGAGCAGACTAACTTTCCTAGATAGAGCTACACATAATCTGACTGCTTTTAAAAATCCAGAATCAGCAACACCTTCTATTAGGGGAAGTGTTTCTGGTTCTTCCCCCATCCCAATCATCGCCAAGAAATATTGTCAGAAATATTCATATACCTTGGACAATTCCGGAGTGAGATCTTGTACCATTATCCATCGAAAAAGCAAGGCCGGACAGTAGTCAGTTTCAAATCTGCACTCACCACATCGATACCACCGATCTCATAGGCCATACTCACCCGAATACTGGTGAGATCATCTAAAGAACTCCGCCAGCATTATACGCCAATGTGTTGATAATCCATGTTTCATTGGTGTTTATAAAGTATAGAAGAAGAAAATTTTAATAGAAGTACTGCCTTACCTTTCGCCACAAAAGTCAGTGTTCAGAATACGCGTACACAGCAAACAAGTGAATGCCTATATAAATATGCCACACAATAATTAGTAAAGTGTTGTATAAAAGACTccctatatatttatatataatcccacgaaatcaatgttagtttgacGTCAGTGACAAGTATTTttcgcggactaatacaaattcgagctgGTTAGGCGAGAGGCCTCGTATTTTTCGCGGAcaacaaattctcgcctaccagctctaatttgtattagtccgcgaaAAATACTTGGCACTGACgtcaaactaacattgatttcgttggattataaattttatcaaataataatgtttttaaaaatattttttcaacaattttggATCGAATTTTATGAAAACTGCAAGGGACTTATTTTTCATCGCATAGCATGCAAAACACTGTGTTCGACGGCTATGTAAATTACGAAGTTGCGCGCGTGACCTGTTGCAAGGTTGTTGTGCTGTGGTTCTCGATCAAAGTTATCTATTGTAGCCTTGAGACGTCATATCAAATATAGTTTCGAAATGTAGGTAAACATTTTCAGAATGCAACTTTTGTTcggtcatttttattttattcgcTCGGAATGTGTAAGTTCGGAGCGCAGAGTTCAACGTTAAATCGGAAgtattgatttcatgggatttatatataaatatatacatcgATATTTCAATTCATTGGTTTAGCATTTCAATACCAGGGATACTTACTTATTGTcataatgtattgaaataataaacaacattatacattattatattatatattaatagacaaaatgataaaaaagtcgcgtgaatcacagacaagtacatgtatgtgcatgaacctACATCAATTGACGTTTGCTGTGttgttttttctatttcttGGGCACAAATGCTCTTTTGTGCTGCGATTATTTCTCCATTGATCCTATGTGGGGTCTATGATTCTTCTCCAAGTCCAAGGAAAGTGTGCGCAAAGAATGTTTTCAGGCATTATTCGGGCATTCTAAGGGAGCCTTCATTATAAGAAAAATGTGCTCAATGAACTTTTCGCGGGCAttctaagggagccttcagttcGAGGAAAGTGTGCGTAAAGAACGTTTTCGGGTATGGAGCGTTCAGTAATTACAGGACGGGGAAAAGCAACCACAGattgttgcataaaatgtgaccctgtCGTGATTCCGTTTTCTAAAAGTGGTCCTCCATCTCTCAATGTCGCTTTTCTAAAACATGGCCCTGCCCCCCTGTTTTGCGTTAAAGCCTGTCATACAAGGAAAGGAATGCATATGCATTTCTCAGAATATCAATCAATGTTCGAATCGGATTTGTAAAACaataaagtctgtgtttgtacctcaatacattgcaaaaagctaaaagaaATTGTAAAAGTGCGTTAgtgtacgtacagtaacaaatatttacacatttagtaatgttttgtaatttattgagttacaaacaaggtcttggcatatgttgtttcacgttgattttacatgtaggaagccatgatattgtttagtaaataaaaaataaaaaataaatacccaatccctatccatatgaccacttgagttatgcagtaatatattgattttttttactacaaatatggctgccatatcatgtttgtgtatatttccttctatgttacatgtaaacataatttaaaAGGAATTGGCAatatataaatactataatGTGTCTGTGATAAGCAAGAATTTGCTTGAT from Glandiceps talaboti chromosome 18, keGlaTala1.1, whole genome shotgun sequence includes:
- the LOC144449340 gene encoding monocarboxylate transporter 12-like; the encoded protein is MNRRRSSALNRRRRSSVAGPDGGWGYMVALATGTADALISTFAYVLSPLFIELRRHFNASAGETSWVLSLQYISFVLACIGTSSGDQIGARKTVIIFGCIASVGILISSFATSIYFLYATVGLITGIGFAGSYSPMHVTNARYFPTRFPLVNGIAMLGPGIALFIFPPILQLCVDLYGWRGAFMVESAIIANLCVCGALLRPLKPTLGTIGGEKKETINNTALNREVWKEEDDDDDDDGSGKAPCICSLCEDYCELCRSPRFIIYLCSVLCVALAVSGALVHLQPRATEAQVGTAQQTSFLVSISGICSLFGRLGGSSLLVHFNILSSTSTFILSTMIIGVGCFIPNLADTYIGFTVLSGLLGVGSGMCFAVVLVCARHLVEFEQVSYSFAMVLSSFGVGLVIGAPIAGLIYDVSQHYDYAYYTLGAFSLLGGILLIPGQIVEKCKKRNDDEPTSL